AGGGCTCCCGGGCTGAGGACCTCATCGACCTGCTGGTCCAGACCGGTGCCGATAGGCTGGTGCCGCTGGATGCAGAGCGATCGGTGGTCCATCCGGCGGCAGGGCGGTCAGACCGCTGGCATCGGCGTGCTCTGGCCGGGCTCAAGCAATCCCGCCGGGTTCATGGGATGGGCATTGACAGCCCGGCGCGACCGGCTGACCTCGTGAGCTGGTCGCAGCCCTTGCGGCTGTTTGCGGACACACAGCCGAAGGTCGAAGCAGCCATCGATGAATCCATGCAAGAAGCGGCTGAGGTCGCTGTCGCGATCGGCCCCGAGGGCGGCTGGTCTGATGCCGAGCGTGTCAGGCTGCTGGATGCTGGCTGGCAACCTTGGTCTCTTGGGGCGACGGTGATGAGGGTGGAGACCGCAGCGGCCACTGCGTGTGCGGTGATTCGCTACCTCACCCGGCCCTGATTCGCGTCCGGGACAACACGCTGGCAACTGTCTAGTCTGGTGGTATGAGCGAACGATCCCATTCCGTCGTCGGCAGGCCGGCACTCGAAGAAGTCGATCTCCGTGAGCACGGAGCCAAGGGCACAACCTCGGACCGCAGGCTGTTTATCCAGTTCCAGGCTTTTTCCAGGATGGATGGCCAGCCCGCGCCGACGACTCAAGACCTAGTTGCTGCGCTGAGTAACAAGAGCACGGACCTGGTCCTCTACGAGGACGCGCGCGACCCCCGTGGTTTCGGGTTGGCGTTGGCATCAGAGGACCCCGGCGTCATCATGGATGTGACCCGTCAGGTCTTCGCTGACCCGGCCTGGCAGGGCCTGACGATCAAGCCCGAGTACACAATGATGGGGCGGACGTATGCCCTGGGATATGAGGCCGACCTGGAGGACACGCTGCTGCAGCGTCCGCGTCGGCATCTGCTCGAGGCCGAGTGGCCGTGGTGTGTCTGGTACCCGCTTCGTCGGGCCGGGGCCTTCGAGACACTGGAGAAGGACGAGCAGCGTGCGATTCTGGGCGAGCATGCCACGATCGGGATGAGTTGGGCCCGGTCCGGTGTCGCGCGTGACATCAGGCTGGCCTGCCACGGCTTGGCGGGCGAGGACAATGACTTCGTCCTGGCCCTGTTTGCCCACGAGGTTCATCCGCTTTCCGCGTTGGTCAACCGGATGCGATCGACCGTGCAGACCTCTCGATATCTCGAAAAACTAGGTCCGTTCTTCCTAGGCCGGGCAGTCTGGCGTTCGACGACCCTGCAAGGGTGAGTAGAATCATCTCTCAGAGCTAACCTCCTCCAGCCAGAAGCAGATGACCATGATCGAGACGACCAGCGAGCAGCACATCCAGGCCCTCGAAACCCTCAAAGCCGTGGGGCAGGAGCACATCCTGGCGGGTTATGACCGTCTCAAGCCCGCAGAGCAGGAATCGCTGCTCGCCGAGATCGCATCGGTTGACTGGGCCGAGGTTGCTCGTCTGGTCAAGACTCATGTCGAGAGCAAGCCGAAGTTCAAGCTGCCTGAGAACATCGAGCCGGCACCGTGGTACCCCAACGTGCCCTCCGCTGAGCTGGAGCAGTTCTACCGGACCGCCTTCGAGGCGGGTTGTGCGATGGTTCGTGATGGCAAGGTGTGTGCGTTCACTGTCGCGGGTGGGCAGGGCACACGGCTGGGCTGGGATGCGCCTAAGGGCACTTTCCCGGCGACGCCGATCCGGAAAGTCCCGCTCTTCGGCTGCCTGGCCGAGTACATCCGCGCTATCGAGATGCGCTTTGGCGTGGTCATCCGCTGGTACATTATGACCTCCCCGGCGAACGACGCGGACACGCGTGCGTATTTTGAGGATCAGAACTACTTCGGTCTCGATCCCGATCAGGTGATGATCTTCCCGCAGGGCATGATGCCTGCCATTGGCATGAGTACTGGGAAGGTTCTGATGGCGTCGCCGTCATCGGTTGCACTCTCGCCCAACGGCCACGGCGGATCACTCAAAGCGCTCGAAACCTCCGGGGCGCTTGACGACATGGCCCGGCACGGCATCGAGCACATCAGTTACACCCAGATCGACAACCCGATCGTGCGTGTGATCGATCCGCTGTTCCTCGGGCTGCACGCGATTTCCGGTTCGCAGATGTCGTCAAAGATGCTGCCCAAGGCGTATCCGAAGGAGAAGCTGGGCAACTTCTGCGTCGTTGATGGGCGCGTGACAATCATTGAGTACTCCGACCTGCCCGATGAGCTTGCTTACGAGACGGTCGAGTCGGGCGACCTGCGTTTCCGTGCGGGGTCGATCGCGATCCACACGATCCGTCGGGATTTTGTTGAGCTGCTCAATCGCTCGGCCCAGGGCTTTGCGCTCCCTTATCACCGAGCGGAGAAGAAGGTTCCGTATCTGGATCTCAAGTCAGGCAAGCAGGTCGAGCCTGACAAGCCCAACGCGGTCAAGCTCGAGACATTTGTTTTCGATGCGCTCCCGCTCTGCTCGACCTCGATCGTCTATGAGACCGAGCGGATTGATGAGTTTGCGCCGATCAAAAACGCGGATACGCCAGCAGGAGAGGAACCTGCCAACGACAGCCCGCAGACCAGCCGGACGATTCAGTCCGAACGTGCGGCCCGGTGGCTCTCGGAGCTGGGGGTCCAGGTCCCTCGTCAAGCCGACGGTTCGATCGATGCCACGCTGGAGATCAGCCAGATCACGGCGATCTACAAGGAAGACCTCGACGGCTCGAAACTCCCCGGCCGGATCGAACCGGGGCAGGAAGTTCTGCTCTAGCCCGAGCGATCCGCTGAGCTGGTCTATGCTGTAGTCATGTCCTCTGGTTCACCCCCTATCCGAGAAGGCTCCGGGACCGACCCCACGCCAGCGGAACTCATCCTCAGGCTGCCCTATCGGCTGATGGCTTCGTCGTCGATTGCGCACGACAACAACCCGCTGCTGGACGAG
This Phycisphaeraceae bacterium DNA region includes the following protein-coding sequences:
- a CDS encoding RsmE family RNA methyltransferase; this translates as MANDEVREQRPSSAADADRSYPRFYAQALPASNIDQDVLLDLDPEEARHATRALRLEHDSPIELIDGSGRIARGRLQLAGKKAVSVAIEAVVVAPAPRPLITIASAIPKGSRAEDLIDLLVQTGADRLVPLDAERSVVHPAAGRSDRWHRRALAGLKQSRRVHGMGIDSPARPADLVSWSQPLRLFADTQPKVEAAIDESMQEAAEVAVAIGPEGGWSDAERVRLLDAGWQPWSLGATVMRVETAAATACAVIRYLTRP
- a CDS encoding chlorite dismutase family protein — translated: MSERSHSVVGRPALEEVDLREHGAKGTTSDRRLFIQFQAFSRMDGQPAPTTQDLVAALSNKSTDLVLYEDARDPRGFGLALASEDPGVIMDVTRQVFADPAWQGLTIKPEYTMMGRTYALGYEADLEDTLLQRPRRHLLEAEWPWCVWYPLRRAGAFETLEKDEQRAILGEHATIGMSWARSGVARDIRLACHGLAGEDNDFVLALFAHEVHPLSALVNRMRSTVQTSRYLEKLGPFFLGRAVWRSTTLQG
- a CDS encoding UDPGP type 1 family protein; translated protein: MIETTSEQHIQALETLKAVGQEHILAGYDRLKPAEQESLLAEIASVDWAEVARLVKTHVESKPKFKLPENIEPAPWYPNVPSAELEQFYRTAFEAGCAMVRDGKVCAFTVAGGQGTRLGWDAPKGTFPATPIRKVPLFGCLAEYIRAIEMRFGVVIRWYIMTSPANDADTRAYFEDQNYFGLDPDQVMIFPQGMMPAIGMSTGKVLMASPSSVALSPNGHGGSLKALETSGALDDMARHGIEHISYTQIDNPIVRVIDPLFLGLHAISGSQMSSKMLPKAYPKEKLGNFCVVDGRVTIIEYSDLPDELAYETVESGDLRFRAGSIAIHTIRRDFVELLNRSAQGFALPYHRAEKKVPYLDLKSGKQVEPDKPNAVKLETFVFDALPLCSTSIVYETERIDEFAPIKNADTPAGEEPANDSPQTSRTIQSERAARWLSELGVQVPRQADGSIDATLEISQITAIYKEDLDGSKLPGRIEPGQEVLL